AAAGATACACCACAGAATGGACGTGAGACGAAGAAGGACTGCCTGGCTAAAAAAACTGCATCAGTGGTTCAATAAAATcacctgtaggtcgatttcgtaaaacctgcatcactcattattacaatcttaattgttgtgattggctgaatttatacgattcttgttgcaacaatgcattgtaaccattagtgagcgagcgtcaaccaatcagaggtgattgcgatcgtgacgttgtagctgtcattctaccgcaatcgaagCACGATCACTATTTACGTTACCACAATGATCAATAATTGAAGTTGCCACAACGATTGCCGATCTTCGTTAGGAGATGCCCGTTTCCATTAATCATATCCTAATGGTAGAGTTTTTCTTGGGATAGTAATGTTGTAGGTTCATTAAATCTTACTCATACGACTTGACTAAGAACTCAATTCTTAGGTTTATCGATTAATTATAACATGTATGATAacatgttagtgataataatcgGACTGAATTACGGTTTAAAACAaatttggaactttggaggtcACCCATTTAGTTACCGTATTGGATCAACGTTGTTTAACCACCGCAAATCGACTGATAATAAGCGATCTCACAATTGGGCCACATGTCCctcaaataaatatacttacaaatcatcatcatcatcaaccgatagacgtccacagctggacagaGATCTCTAGTATTGATCTcttgactcgtctgatgtcgtccgtccacttagtggggagtcttccaacgctgcgccttccggtgcgaggtcgccattccagcaccttgagaccccaacgtctatcggttttccgcaCTGTGTCCtgcccgttgccacttcagctttgcaacccgttgagctacgtcggttactctagttctcctacggatctcctcatttttgatttgatcacgtagagaaactccaagcatagctctctccatcgcccattgagtgactctgagcttttttttATATGAGGcttatagttagcgaccatgtctcggatcaaCATGTCATTACTGGCCTTACTGGCATATAAAACggcaaataaatataaataaacaaaatactgTTACACTTATGAAAtcttgaaaaacctaaataacTAATTTTGAAAACGTAAAACAAACAACGGTCCTAAGTGACAAGACAAAAAATCAACATAGCCTAGTAAAACGGGAATTGAACGTCTCATTTAAGATAATGGCTGCAGCACGTAATTGCATTATTCAGTGAACAATGCGGAATGGGGGAAAACAAAACAATCTTCATTCAGCTTCAGGCACTCTCGCTTGAATTTAATCTAGATTTGTGAAATTTTTACCTCCACTCTATATCGTAAAAGTCAGACCGACTTTCCTGTTGTAATATATCAGCTGTGTTTTCGGGTAGAGCACTTGCAGTTAGGTGGTTACTGTGTAACATTATGTGTAGGTACCTGCTTTGAAATTTGGGCGTATGGTatagaatataaattattattatagtagggtACCTATTACGATATACCTataggaatagaatagaatatgttttattcaagtgaactttttacaagtgcttttgaatcgtcaggtagttttaatttaccactggttcggaatgccggaaGGAGTAATAGTTAGTATTCCGTTCTGTGGTATAGGTGAGAGTGCAGTTTCTAAAGAACTAATTTCTGTAGAGCTAGACCATTTCTCGTTCGTCCAAGCCTAACACAACATTTCCCTTTTCGTGGCCTGCCTGTGCATTGCGTAGTAGATATAACTTAATCATCCATGAGAGTAACTGCATGCGGTGATGTTTCAATTCACCGAAGAATTCCTCATCCTATTTCTTTGGTGAATTAAAATTCAGTATTTATTAGTAGAGACGCTTTGACTGAGAAAGACTATTTACTACGCTCAAGCCATATTAGCCAATGTGCTCATAGAACAAATCTGTGCCGtgactagtaggtacctataatatattagtatCCCTTTAGTATCTTCGACCTAATCCTCGTCCATAAATCGATCGGCTGCGGTCAACGTAAGGTAAGCTGTTCACGATTTACACGCTACAGAGAATCCTTTGATCTTTACTACAGACATTTAGCTAGGTATAGCTAAAGAATAGGCAGATGATGCCGTCGTGCGGCATGCTTACGAGCAAATCTAAAATAGCACAGGATTTTTTTTGCTACAGGTAGATTTTACAGGTGGACTTGGGAGCCTATCGCGTTATTACCCCAAAAAAGCTGCTACTACTGTCAATAATAGGAAGAAGTTACGACTTTCAGAAATGCGATACAATACGATgcagagagaaagagagagatgCTGGCTCAAAATTAATAGAATAAAGAATTGAGAAAATCTTAACTATTTTTGGTAGAATTCAAATAATGTCATTATTTGAGTGGATCATgttattttcagatattttcatGAAATGCGGATACATTTTTAAATGTACGGGCAATTTAATCCGTTAACATTTTCCTGGTTAATGATCGCAGTGTTAACACACTCTGTATGCTAATTCGATATTATTTAAAACCGATCAGTGTTTAAATTGTATGTTGATACAggaaatacatacatatatcgGAAATACAAAAGTGTTCTCTTATATTTTGGGAAATCTGTTAGGGCAACATATTGTGGTTATAATTCTGTTTTGTATATAATCTCTAAattctctaaacttaactaaattgacGGGTTGGAATTtcacaatttctaaatttctggtctggtctggtgagaggcttcgtcCGTGGTTAGTTATTTTTGTTGCTCATGAATTTCATTGTGTTGGAAATTGTATACACGGTAGGGCAGTTGGACAAATAACTATTGGGACGTTGTAAACTTAATCAGATATATAGATTTGTTTAGAAAGCCATTTTCCCTTGGGGCAAATATAAGTCTGATACATGGGTCCCCTTGGTATTGTACAAATGTATTGGACATATAATACGGGGCTGGGATAAAGGGTTGACAGCAGTTAGACAATTTTTCTACACCACTGCGCTTCTTCCAAAGCACCTAAAATATTGTATCTCGAAAAAGTTCCTCTTTTATATCCGCGAGTGATAGTAAAGAActaagaatcatcatcatcatcatcatcaactgatagacgtccactgctggaaatagATCTCTTGTctcttctacacgccacggtctcgcgacgcatgaatccagcggcgttggggttccaaggtgctagaatggcgacggatgatatcagacgagtcacagggagccgctggaactATTCTTTgttgaaaataaacaaaactaaagaaataaaattcTATGCTCGAATTCTAAATTGATACCGTAGAACTGAGCAGAAAAAGCGAGCGAACAGTGCAGATTTGAAGCCATACATTTTatagaaaaccggccaagtgcaagtcagactcgcgcaccgagggttccgtactacagtcgtattttttctacattttgtacgataaatcaaaaactatctaataaaaataaataaaaatctgttttagaaggtaaagccctttcataatattataatactccacttggtgcatattaatattactttgaaagtatataatataaaaataccacctaattattttttgtgcgtgaacacattttaattttttgtgtgatgtaagttgtaactgcaaattcacggtttttgaattttttcccttacgtgtactataagacctacctgccaaatttcatgattctcggtctacgggaagtaccctgtaggtctcTTGACAATcacgacaggcagacagacagacagacaacgaagtgatcctataaaggtgtcttttttcttttgaggtacgaaaccttaaaatagtatagaggcaaaaatctcagcggacgctaaccattttgaggcaccaacgaatcacaaatgaaactatgttttttaattcaatttcgaatgttttttgaaacgTTGTCGAATTAAATTTCgaaagttttttgaaaacatgtttgtgattggttggtgactcaaaattgTTAACGCCCACTCAGATTATTGCCTCTAGCATTTGTATGGGAATACGTTATCAGATAGAGCACTATTACTAACTTCTTTCTGGGGATAGGGTATAggtagttttattatatttagaacTTTACCTATAAAATTGCAATTTGAAAGCCAAGAATGTTTCCATACATGTGTAAACTACAGAAAGATTTTATTATGAAACTTAGGCCAAGAAATGCCAATAGCAGTAGTTTTTATTCTCCTCACGTATATTTTTTCTTTGCCAATGCGGCGAAATGTGTCCTTCGATTGTATttagcatttttattattatttgttctttcTACTGTTTGACTTTCAGACTTTATTAGACATCTCTTGGCACATAAATAAGTTTCTGAAGTAtcttatagttttattatattaattgatACTCTATCTCTCAATAGAATGTTATGGTAAATCAGACTTCACCATGATCTAAGTATATTGTCAATAATTTAAACGTCACCCCTCGAAACCTTTTTTTGCTACGGCGttactgtaaataaattatattgatcGACCTGGATATCTACTCATCTTCTGTCGTTGCGTTTTGCAAACCATGTGCCTCGAATGAACTCATTACCAGTTCAACTTCGCCACCCGTTGAGCGATGTTGGTtgctctggttctcctatggttttctaatttgatcacgtagagatacTCCCAATACCTATAGCTCTCTCTAATGCCCACTAAGTGACTCTGAGCAAGAAAGATCAGATTCACCCAGCGGGCGATAGACCGATTAGGgctgaggcccatagttaacaACCATGTCTCGGGTCTATATACTAcaaggttatgctcgcgactttgtccgcatttaacctacttaggggtggaatttcgaaaaatcctttcccaatggatacctactctttacaaagacctcaccttccaaatttcattctCTAGGACcaacggtttaggctgtgccttgatatataaggcagtcaatcagtcaggactttgaaattttatatatatacagatgTCATCACCTGGTACCACGCACTGTTTGAATATGCCTAAAAATACTGGTAGGGCTCATTAGATGGgtgcataataaattattaaaaacacacatgaaaattcaaaactaacagccgcactcagagtcgcttaatcgttacttaggtTTAGTTAAGATGACACAGAGATGatttatatctctcacataaatctgtctcgatttaactcaattttaagtaacGACTAGCGGCTCTGAGTGCGACTGTTAgactacttacttaaataaagaatattctGAAGAATAGGTATACAAGtaattatacctatattttccAAAGTCTTCTACGACAGGAGGACAGCGATAAGATTTTCTGAAACTTCAGTATTTCTGCcgatatattaggtatatatatattcaaTAAGCTTATACTAATAATGTTGCTCAAACTCATCTAAACTCATGTTTGTACTTTAATTAGGCCGACTCTCAACACATATATTAAGTAGTCTCTAACTTCTAAGTATCTCCGTCCCAAAGAAAGTCACGTTTTTGTAAAGAAGATTTTACGTATGCCGTCCTTTTGAAGTACTCAAGGATACCCTCTCAAATATCAGAATTATTTCtcagttacaaataaaaattggtGCACCGcctttatccatacttccatactaacattataaatgcgaaagtgtgtctgtacacctgtttacacccttaggggttgaattttcaaaaatcctttcttagcggatgccttcttcataatagctagctgcatgccagatttcagtagtttgagctgtgcgttgatagatcagtcagtcagtcacctattcctgttatatatttagataaccatCGCACTGAGAAGTCATAATGGACGATGTCCGACATAATGAGGGCGTACAAGGAAACGGGGTGATTACAAGGGACGAGAGTGACGACATTGTACACGCAATATATCTTGACGAACATAATACGCCTGCCGGGGTTAAGGAGATCTTTGTATCTCAAGCATGCTACGTTACGTAGGCACGCGAGTAGATATATAACTCATGTGACGTAGTAGGTAATATCATACTATCCTTGCTATGAATGTATAATTACTACATCAAGCTATTTGCACTGTTTCATAACTGTTACATAATttcttttctattttataactagctgccccggcgaacttcgtaccgcctaacagtcgattcgaattttttaaagttttctctccgtaagaaccatcctcggactgaagtacggaatattataaaaaaacatatgagcgaaatcggttcagctgttctcgagatttgcgatcagcaacacatttagcgattcatttttataatattataattatagagATAAGTAGTTATATACTTAGTTAGTAAAAAGCTGTAATAGCGTAGTGGTTGAGACGTCAGCTTCCTACTCAAAGGGTTTGGGTTTCGACTTTTCGAGCCCATGCACcgctaagttttcggagttatgcgtgtcaaagtcaaagtcagaTAATTTACTCAAAATAGGTGCATTATACGcatactttttgattgtcaattgttggatttgtaagatagtaATATcaatacgtaaacttaaaattaaagctagtTCTGTGTCTTTAGCAATTAAGTAGATCTACTTAATTGCTAAAGACATAAGTACCTAGTAtctatactaggtacctatcacttgctttaacgttcaGAAAAAACACAGTGAAGAAACCTGTATGCCAGtgtttttaaaggtgtgtgaagtatgccaatcgtAATggtcagtgtggtggactatagaCCAAACCCTTCTGTTGTGAGAGGAGAgtcgtcctcagtagtgagccagagATGGGTTAGGATTGTGTATTGAGGACTGAGTCCAAGCACTGTctgtaaaaattaataattttcctatattcaaataaacgtttatttgttGAAGGAAGTTAGAATGAAATCCAAACATTGCCATAACATTTCAAATACCTAACTTAACATAATAGCTTGTAAAGGAAATTGTCCTACTTACTTAGATACCTTCATTAGATACTTATTGTATAGAATTCAAAATGACTTCGAATTCAAACCAGACTAGCTATCGGAATTCCATTTACCTATTTACGGGGCATGTCTTTATGGACTGCATTTACATATCGTTAAACTAAGTGTTATATCAGTAAGGAAACAGAGTATTTAATTTGTTACTGAAGACTAGTTTACGTGCTCAATACTTTATTAACATAACTTCTTCACACactttttagaacattatggagaattatcaggcatgcaggtttccttacgatgatttccttcaccgttaaagcaagtgatatttaatttcttaaacgcacgtaactccgaaaagtttgtgGTGCAtgcccgacctcccgaatagaaggcgaacatcctaaccactaggtcaTCACGCCTCATCTATCAGTAAGGTACTGTACACGGAGCATAAAAATTCCTTACATTTCAGCCGATTCTGTAAGCTATTTTCTTTGGAAATTGAGAGCGGCTCGGTCTTTGTTATTAGAACATCGAAATTAATTCTGTGGTCTGGTGCTAAAAGGGCCAAAGTACGTTTTTGTATGAAACGAGATTGTAATgccagtttattataaaagtatgatatttttttgtgCTAAAAGGGcgttagtgtattaacaatctTTCAAAAGTTACTATGTAAAAAAGGCCAATGTAGTGTGCGCTTTCATAcagttaagtaaaaataaataaatgatcaaaGGGCTGCAGTATACTTAAGCCGacaagaaattattatttttcactttcttagtaatagggtaagAACAAAAACGATCAAAGTTAACATTAGCCCTTTTTGTGATATAATTTTAGTTTGCcgctttatttatattaaagcaAAATAGACCAATCTTTACATTGGTCCATTTTGCACTAAGTCAgtaatatttttactataatatccaaattttaaaaagaccaaAGATAACTTTGGTCATATTTGCAACCAAGTGatgaataaaaaatgaaaatgtcatCTCTGTTAAATAGGCATCAGATTACATTGGCCTATCTTACGTGAAACGAAACGACGTTTTGGCTGTTTATTCTGTGGTCCTGCGTGTCAAACGCCAGTCACAGCCAATGTTTATTTGTCAAACTAGCCGCGTAAATTTGACGTTtagtgtttaaaaatattgctttCTATCTAAGATTGAATTATAATCTTTTCTTTTGTTGTGTACTTGATAATAATTGCTTCTTACCATGAATCAACCGAAAAGATTGTTTAAAGATAACCGAAGTGCGAAAATGTTGCGATTACTTACTCGTGTTGAAGCTACTGACGAAGAAGAATCTGATGATAACGGTAAGATTTGAGTTGAGTGTTGTGCCTTACTTTTTTACGTAAAAATATGTTGAATTAcaagttatattataaattgtaGCTCAATTTGTGCAAGAACATCATGCCGAAGATAAATCGTTCACGCCATTAAACACAGCATCATCAGCAAATGACCAGCAGAGTTATGGTGATAGTCTTGAAATAAATCGGCCACAAGTGGATCCAGTAGCAAGTTCAAGTATCGAAGGTTGGTAAAATACATATCAGTCTTCATGAATGAAAAATAGCTATTATAAATTTACTTTATCTAACTTAGGGATCAGGTGTTTATTATTGTTATGGTTTTAGATTATAGTTGCTTAGATGAGTGTACCTAATTAATGTGTATTTTAAATTGCAGGTTGTCGGTCTGAGCAAGGATGTAATGTCGAAGAGCAATCAATAATGCCACATTCTAGTGAGCTGAATGATGGCAAGTTTctattaattgtatttttttagtatAGGGATTGGTCAAgtttcattttgtatttttttatgctAATGATTGTAGGTATGCCTAAATATTCTGGACACCAATCACACTTCCCCTGTTTAGCCATCTATGGAACAGGAAGGATGTTCAAATGATGTACAATCtaataattgatttttataactttttttaatttacaggtGTTCTACAAGAATTACAAAACCGAAGCATATTACTAAGTGACTTAGAATTATCTTGTGACAGTTCGGATGAATATATACCCGATTCTTATGAGTCTAGCAGTTCTTCATCAGATAATGAAGAACTTCCAGCTGCCAGTACTGAAAGTTTGTCTTCACATTTGAATAATGTCTCAAATATTACCTCTGCTGTTGCTGTTCCTGAGAGTCCAAATCAGTTGagtagaaaaagaaaaaggaatccTAAATTATGGAAAAGAAATGTTAGAAAGGAAAATAGGACTCATGGCAGAAGCTATACATCATGCAAAGGCACCCTAAAACTGGCTAAACAACTTGGGCCTTCCTGCAATTGCAAGAAAAAATGTGCTGATAAGTTTCCTGAATACCTGAGACAAAAGATATTTGCCGAGTTGTATGATTTAACTGCAGAAAGTCAATCACAGTATATAGCAAGCTTGATtgaagaatttccaaaaaagtCGACTAAGGTTGTCAATGGGTTGAGTAGACGCCAATGGACCCGAAAATACTTCTTCACTAATCAAAGTGAAACTAGAACTGAAGTATGTCAAACTATGTTCCTTAatacattatcattatcattgaAAAAAGTAAGAGTAATTGTtgagaaaaaaaggaactcaGAGGTAGGAATACTTTCTGTAGATCAGCGAGGAAGGCACCAAAAACAGAAAAGAATTAGCGAGGCCAGTAAGATGGAAGTAAAAGAGCATATTAAAATGTTTCCAGCTTATGAAAGCCACTATTCTAGGTCTCAtacccaaaaaaaatatttaaatggtgATCTTTCTATTGCTTTGATGTATCGCTTATATGTCACACATTGTAATGAAAATGGACAAACCCCCGTTAAAGAAAGCTACTACAGAAAAGTTTTTGTGGAAGAGTTTAATTTgacatttaaaaaaccgaaaaaTGACACTTGTGGAAAATGTGACAAATTTAAATTACAGTTGGAAGTGGAGCCTAACTTAGAGAAGAAACAAGAAAGTGAGGCAGAAAGATATGAACATGAAAAGCTGTATGAGTCTTCATATGCTGAGAAAAGAAGAGACAATGAAAAAGCTAAAGTAAATGACAAAGTTATAACACTGTCTTTTGACTTACAGAAGTGTCTTCCAACACCTTATTTAACAGCAGGGTTCAGTTTTTACAAGCGACAATTATGGACCCTGAACTTAACAATTTATAGAGTATCACAATCATCAGCTGATGCATATTGTTTATTATGGGATGAAACAATTGCTGGTAGAGGAGGACAAGAAATAGCTTCTTGTTTATATCACCATCTGAACACCCTGCCTAATAACCTAGATGAAATTAACATGTATAGTGACAGCTGCCCAGGACAGAATCGAAATATTTATGTTGCTATTATGATCatgtattttatagaaaactctaTCAACTCGCCAAGGATTATAAACCTTAAGTTTTTAGAACCAGGCCACACACATATGGAAGCAGACACTATACATGCTTCTATAGAAAaagctaaaaaaaaaactgcaatgAAAATAGAATTACCAAAAGACTGGGCAAACCTAATCAGAACAGTCCATAGGAACCCAAAAATAAATGTTGTAGAAATGCAACAGTCACAATTCTACAACTTCCAAAAACTGCTCACTACACAATACGTACACCGAAAGATAAATTCAGTGAAAGAAAAGGTCAATTGgactaaaataaaatggataCAGTGTAGAAAAGTAGATCCAGGGGTATTATACTACAAATACTCATTTGATGATAGTGAAGAATTATTCAAAGTGCTAAGTTTAAAAAGAAACCGAAATATGACACGTTCACAATCAGAAGATACTGCACCAGTAACACCTCTCGTGCCCCTAAATCAGAGACCTATTAAACTCCCTGCACCAAAAGTCAGAGACCTGCAATCATTTCTGGAGTACCTCCAACCATCCAGCCGTCCATTTTATGAGTCTTTGGAGACTGGCCCCGAAATGGAGGATATTGTGTCATGTTCTGatgaagaaaattaaaaatattgtaatctttCCATAGTAAAATTTCTTAGAAAAACAACATTggcctttttaattttatacataattgggaactaacataataattatcatcagtGCTAAAGGGGCTTAAGTTGAtaatattttccaaaataacatGTTTTTCTTAAATTAGAATTCAATTCATAAATCTACTTAAAAACACAAatcaaataaaagtaaaatatcttTGCCATACTACAATATAACAcctaaataataactatgtatgctgattcatttttataacgcTCATTACTGCAAATAACGATTATTGATATTGGCCCTATTAGCACCAGGCCACAGAATTATAAATTTCTCGTACTCACTATTATTACGTCGAAATTTTAggaatacatattatgtacattttttatACGTTACTAttatgagaaaggttttggttTGGAAATTATTCACAATATCTCTCTTGTGGTCACACagctaaaagtttaaaaaattgcgCATTTACGTAGTTTAgaatttaaataagaaaaatctAGGATTTTTCTAGTTTCATGTTTGggatgtacttacctatcttGATTTTTCGTGTGAGCACAAGTTTTAAATGTCGTGGTAATTTTCTATAACTAATTTTCTAATTTAAAATGCTATTTAGCTAATTTTCTATGCCTTAGCATAGAAAATTAgtgaaaattagaaaaaattgaaaaaagctGATACTTAAATCagcttttttcaattttttcctGGCCTTCTGTATAAAATAATGtctctaaataatattatgtactcgtAGTtcgcttaaaataaataaattaacaaagagGAGCCTTTTCTTGAAAACAGTGGGCGTCGTCTTACTTGCTAATTTATATTCAGTCAAAAGCGAACAAACTAAATAAACAACAAACTGTTACAAAACAAACAGAGAGATTTAGGACTAAGAATAATGTTGATTCGACCAtcctagtaataataaaaatatttttattaagggGCGAGATCGAAATTTCATATCATTGTGACCTTTTTCGTAGACCGTCACGATCGTTTTATAGATCGGGACCGGTCAACCGCAATAGCCAATCCTACGAGCAAAATGATCAAGTGATCAGTTCGAATACGCATAAATATGTCGATACTTAGGTCCTCACA
Above is a window of Maniola hyperantus chromosome 20, iAphHyp1.2, whole genome shotgun sequence DNA encoding:
- the LOC117991989 gene encoding uncharacterized protein, whose protein sequence is MNQPKRLFKDNRSAKMLRLLTRVEATDEEESDDNAQFVQEHHAEDKSFTPLNTASSANDQQSYGDSLEINRPQVDPVASSSIEGCRSEQGCNVEEQSIMPHSSELNDGVLQELQNRSILLSDLELSCDSSDEYIPDSYESSSSSSDNEELPAASTESLSSHLNNVSNITSAVAVPESPNQLSRKRKRNPKLWKRNVRKENRTHGRSYTSCKGTLKLAKQLGPSCNCKKKCADKFPEYLRQKIFAELYDLTAESQSQYIASLIEEFPKKSTKVVNGLSRRQWTRKYFFTNQSETRTEVCQTMFLNTLSLSLKKVRVIVEKKRNSEVGILSVDQRGRHQKQKRISEASKMEVKEHIKMFPAYESHYSRSHTQKKYLNGDLSIALMYRLYVTHCNENGQTPVKESYYRKVFVEEFNLTFKKPKNDTCGKCDKFKLQLEVEPNLEKKQESEAERYEHEKLYESSYAEKRRDNEKAKVNDKVITLSFDLQKCLPTPYLTAGFSFYKRQLWTLNLTIYRVSQSSADAYCLLWDETIAGRGGQEIASCLYHHLNTLPNNLDEINMYSDSCPGQNRNIYVAIMIMYFIENSINSPRIINLKFLEPGHTHMEADTIHASIEKAKKKTAMKIELPKDWANLIRTVHRNPKINVVEMQQSQFYNFQKLLTTQYVHRKINSVKEKVNWTKIKWIQCRKVDPGVLYYKYSFDDSEELFKVLSLKRNRNMTRSQSEDTAPVTPLVPLNQRPIKLPAPKVRDLQSFLEYLQPSSRPFYESLETGPEMEDIVSCSDEEN